From Synoicihabitans lomoniglobus, the proteins below share one genomic window:
- a CDS encoding pyridoxal phosphate-dependent aminotransferase: MSNVPAPLSTWALNVSPSPTLAVDAKAKALKAAGEDVCGFAAGEPDFDTPAHIKEAAMQALREGKTKYAPTPGIPPLREAIAAKYTDLYGIPTKAAQVVVSPGGKFSCYLTILAVCSPGDEVIVPAPFWVSYPEMVKLAGATPKLVVATDATGFKLTPEMVEAAITPKSKLIILNSPSNPSGAVYTPSELEAITAVAVKHNLYIMSDEIYEHLLYDGVTHVSPASFSDAARERTIIVSGFAKTFAMTGWRLGTLVGPVAVAKSVAELQSQMTSNATTFAQWGALAAYTEKDKTQAALDEMLVAFDRRRKFVHGELNKIPGVNCLLSQGAFYLFPNISSFGISDLEFCERLLETEKVAAVPGSAFGTPGFVRISYATSDETLAKGLERFARFCGTL, from the coding sequence ATGAGCAACGTCCCCGCGCCACTATCCACTTGGGCCCTTAACGTTTCGCCGTCGCCGACCCTGGCCGTCGACGCGAAAGCCAAGGCTCTCAAAGCTGCCGGCGAAGATGTCTGTGGTTTCGCCGCCGGCGAACCCGACTTCGACACGCCCGCCCACATCAAGGAGGCTGCCATGCAGGCCCTGCGGGAGGGGAAAACCAAATACGCCCCGACGCCGGGAATCCCGCCGTTGCGAGAGGCCATCGCGGCCAAATACACGGACCTCTACGGCATCCCGACCAAAGCGGCTCAGGTGGTGGTGAGCCCGGGGGGCAAGTTTTCCTGCTACCTGACGATTTTGGCCGTTTGCTCCCCCGGCGATGAAGTGATTGTCCCGGCGCCGTTTTGGGTGAGTTATCCCGAAATGGTCAAGTTGGCCGGAGCCACGCCCAAGCTCGTCGTCGCGACCGACGCCACGGGATTCAAACTCACCCCCGAGATGGTGGAGGCGGCGATCACGCCGAAGAGCAAGTTGATCATTCTCAACTCGCCCTCGAACCCATCCGGCGCCGTCTACACGCCGTCGGAGTTGGAGGCAATCACGGCCGTCGCGGTGAAGCACAACCTCTACATCATGTCCGACGAAATCTATGAGCATCTGCTCTACGATGGCGTCACGCATGTCTCCCCGGCGTCGTTCTCGGACGCCGCCCGCGAACGCACGATCATCGTGTCAGGTTTTGCCAAAACCTTCGCCATGACCGGCTGGCGTCTCGGGACTTTGGTCGGACCGGTGGCGGTGGCCAAGTCCGTGGCGGAGTTGCAGAGTCAAATGACCTCCAACGCCACCACGTTCGCGCAATGGGGCGCGTTGGCCGCCTACACCGAGAAGGACAAAACGCAGGCCGCGCTCGACGAGATGTTGGTGGCTTTTGATCGTCGGCGGAAATTCGTGCATGGTGAGCTGAACAAGATTCCCGGCGTCAACTGCCTGCTTTCGCAGGGCGCGTTCTACCTCTTCCCGAACATTTCCAGCTTTGGCATCAGCGACCTCGAATTTTGCGAGCGGTTGCTCGAGACCGAGAAGGTCGCCGCCGTGCCGGGCAGTGCGTTTGGCACGCCGGGATTCGTGCGGATCAGCTACGCCACGTCCGACGAGACGCTGGCGAAGGGACTGGAGCGGTTCGCCCGATTCTGCG
- a CDS encoding inositol monophosphatase family protein gives MSTDHDSSDSLLSRIAAAKKAVLGQRARLEADLGRVASDWKADGSRVTETDHAISEAILGELIATFPEDIGLSEELMTDQPIEVSSRFAWVLDPIDGTNNFATGLAQCAISLALFEHGEPVYGVIYDASRRRLMHGGPGFGMWDGETQTTVRTRELSRTSVIGFHSPHEASKYPHHGDAVVRQCKVRALGSSALHLAYVAAGLFDGTVDHNVKLWDIAAGIPMVRAAGGQVTFLANNPLPLRRFDLDMPRILYVGGSAAVCASLAEILTEADAPGC, from the coding sequence ATGTCCACGGATCACGACTCTTCCGATTCCTTGCTCAGCCGTATCGCGGCGGCTAAAAAAGCCGTGCTCGGCCAACGGGCGCGGCTGGAGGCGGACCTCGGTCGTGTCGCCAGTGATTGGAAGGCGGACGGCAGCCGGGTGACTGAAACGGATCATGCGATCTCGGAAGCGATTTTGGGAGAATTGATCGCGACCTTCCCGGAGGATATCGGGCTCAGCGAGGAGTTGATGACGGATCAACCGATCGAGGTGTCCAGCCGGTTCGCCTGGGTGCTCGATCCGATCGACGGCACCAACAACTTTGCCACCGGCTTGGCGCAATGTGCGATCTCGCTGGCGTTGTTCGAACACGGCGAGCCGGTGTATGGAGTGATCTATGACGCCTCCCGCCGCCGCTTGATGCACGGGGGACCGGGTTTTGGCATGTGGGACGGCGAAACGCAGACCACGGTGCGCACCCGGGAATTGAGCCGAACCTCGGTCATCGGTTTTCACAGTCCCCACGAGGCCAGCAAGTATCCACACCACGGCGACGCGGTGGTGCGGCAATGCAAAGTGCGCGCCCTGGGCAGCAGCGCCCTGCATCTGGCTTATGTCGCGGCCGGTTTGTTTGACGGCACGGTGGATCACAACGTGAAGCTGTGGGACATCGCGGCGGGCATTCCGATGGTGCGCGCCGCCGGAGGGCAGGTGACATTTCTCGCCAACAACCCGTTGCCCTTGCGCCGCTTTGACTTGGACATGCCGCGTATCCTGTATGTCGGTGGCAGTGCGGCGGTGTGCGCATCGTTGGCTGAAATTCTGACCGAAGCCGACGCCCCCGGTTGTTAA